In a genomic window of Diabrotica undecimpunctata isolate CICGRU chromosome 2, icDiaUnde3, whole genome shotgun sequence:
- the TTLL5 gene encoding tubulin polyglutamylase TTLL5 — protein sequence MNKSSYEILDDNLISSPSQQTSSSNSSVSSCSNESLKTPEKKINQADEQKITEIPPNEPVPTISEEEWISGGSLGSRNTVLIFKSSALASASEASIQEKPACKLHITYKVLQAESKLLSKLLDCHGITEVAPNSSDFNLLWTGSHPKPGTIRSLAPHQRVNHFPRSYELTRKDRLYKNIERMQHAKGLKNFDFIPQTFVMPIEYRDLCSTHHRVKGPWIVKPVASSRGRGIFIVETPNQVPLEEPVVVAKYISNPLLVAGHKCDLRLYVVVTSFDPLLIYIYEEGLVRFATVKYDASHKQLWNPCMHLCNYSINKYHSDYVKSDDPSAENVGHKWTLSALLRHLKSEGKDTALLMSQIEDMIIKAILACANSVISACKMFIPFTNNCFELYGFDILIDKTLKPWLLEVNLSPSLNCDSPLDVRLKSAMLADLLSLVGIPAVDPMVRINDDHHKSNSSIRSNLTHCRRVHSADGLGNSNSSLKKGAHTVGRGPSPYTAEESKIIRLASAEFKRRGGFVRIFPSADSWMKYSQYLDRTTGIPQSGNPGTNFCLSSQHNFNMLIYTHFYPDIPVATNTSDRLQSRSRQTIVKRDLSVDSHKATYKNLNTRQDRYERMLSQGHKSSLAPCKTARETQCLDMKKKIIEMLQTGKRITQWQARKTFSHYLGCILRRIVKGPDQDDHVEIVLKFMQKASNYLRTPFNVKTPSQKLDYKDRAAVIAKQLNDFLYLYNRETDMYVDKTEKAGQIPKKIYNEFLENARECDLEELLIYQTTQNVPSYATNSSFPGLLKCIPAIPKHYGLKPPTKINKARANIKGPTQVEVPH from the exons tacCGAAATACCTCCAAACGAACCCGTTCCGACCATTTCCGAAGAAGAATGGATTTCAGGAGGTTCTTTAGGATCTCGTAACACTGTCCTTATTTTTAAAAGTTCAGCTTTAGCTAGTGCATCAGAAGCATCGATACAAGAAAAGCCTGCATGTAAATTACATATTACTTACAAAGTATTACAAGCCGAATCGAAATTATTGTCTAAATTATTGGATTGTCATGGTATTACCGAAGTCGCTCCGAATTCATCAGATTTTAACTTATTATGGACCGGATCACATCCTAAACCAG GTACAATAAGGTCATTAGCTCCGCACCAAAGAGTAAACCATTTTCCTCGATCCTATGAGTTAACCCGCAAAGATCGACTGTATAAGAATATAGAGCGTATGCAGCATGCCAAAGGACTGAAAAATTTTGATTTCATCCCACAAACATTCGTCATGCCCATCGAGTACCGTGATCTGTGTTCAACACATCATCGAGTAAAAGGACCTTGGATAGTTAAACCTGTAGCCTCAAGCAGGGGTAGAG gtatttttaTCGTTGAAACTCCAAATCAAGTGCCTCTAGAAGAACCAGTAGTAGTGGCCAAATATATTTCCAATCCTCTTTTAGTAGCTGGTCATAAATGCGACCTGAGATTATATGTAGTGGTAACCAGTTTTGATCCGTTGCTAATTTATATTTATGAAGAAGGTTTAGTGAGATTTGCTACTGTTAAATATGATGCTAGTCACAAGCAGCTATGGAACCCATGCATGCATCTATGTAATTATAGTATTAATAAATATCATAGTGATTATGTCAA ATCGGATGATCCTTCAGCCGAAAATGTTGGTCATAAATGGACTCTAAGTGCTTTATTAAGACATTTGAAATCTGAAGGTAAAGATACGGCGCTATTGATGTCTCAAATTGAGGATATGATTATTAAAGCAATCTTGGCGTGTGCTAATTCTGTGATATCAGCTTGTAAAATGTTTATTCCCTTTACCAACAATTGCTTCG AACTGTATGGCTTCGATATTTTGATAGATAAAACACTCAAACCGTGGTTGTTAGAAGTTAATTTATCACCTTCATTAAATTGCGACAGTCCATTAGATGTAAGGTTAAAATCCGCCATGTTGGCTGATCTGTTATCCCTAGTGGGAATACCTGCCGTTGATCCCATGGTTAGAATTAATGATGATCATCACAAATCAAATTCAAGTATTAGATCTAATTTGACTCAC TGTAGAAGAGTACATTCTGCTGATGGATTGGGTAATAGCAACTCATCATTAAAGAAAGGGGCACATACTGTAGGAAGAGGACCATCTCCATACACAGCAGAAGAGTCTAAAATCATTCGTCTTGCTTCTGCAGAGTTTAAAAGAAGAGGTGGCTTTGTTAGAATATTTCCATCTGCTGATAGTTGGATGAAGTATTCGCAGTATTTAG ATAGGACTACTGGAATACCACAATCTGGAAATCCTGGAACTAACTTTTGTTTAAGTAGTCAGCACAATTTTAATATGTTGATTTATACACATTTCTATCCGGACATTCCAGTCGCAACAAACACAAGTGACAGGCTTCAAAGTCGTTCTAGACAGACAATTGTCAAACGTGACCTGTCTGTTGATAGTCACAAAG cAACTTACAAGAACTTAAATACCAGACAAGACAGGTACGAGCGAATGTTAAGTCAAGGACATAAGTCATCACTAGCCCCCTGTAAAACAGCTAGAGAAACGCAATGCCTAgatatgaaaaagaaaataattgagATGTTGCAAACTGGAAAACGCATAAC GCAATGGCAAGCTAGAAAAACATTTAGCCATTATTTGGGCTGCATATTACGAAGAATTGTTAAAGGACCAGATCAAGATGACCACGTCGAGATTGTCTTGAAATTTATGCAAAAAGCATCAAATTATTTGAGAACTCCGTTCAACGTTAAG aCGCCGAGTCAAAAACTCGATTACAAAGATAGAGCAGCTGTTATAGCTAAACAATTAAACGACTTCTTGTACCTGTACAACAGAGAAACGGATATGTATGTCGATAAAACTGAAAAAGCTGGtcaaataccaaagaaaatttataaTGAGTTTCTAGAAAACGCTAG AGAATGTGACCTGGAGGAGTTGTTGATTTACCAGACCACGCAAAATGTGCCAAGCTATGCTACAAATTCAAGCTTTCCAGGTTTGTTAAAGTGTATTCCAGCAATACCAAAGCATTACGGCCTCAAACCCcctactaaaataaataaagcaaGAGCAAACATTAAAGGTCCTACACAAGTTGAAGTCCCTCACTAA